One Cloacibacillus sp. genomic region harbors:
- a CDS encoding efflux RND transporter periplasmic adaptor subunit, whose amino-acid sequence MQNIEEKKKVELNGESKPFWVKGAAAVLVIAAALCGYSVMKVGAGEERLEQEGAMPAVSVKTVEKADISSQPSEYVGRVEAIQSVQVRPQISGEIQRVCFKEGSVVREGAVLFQIDPAPYQATAALRRAELERAMATLDEAERYYARVSAADARAVSAADRDKAESSLLQGRAAVSQAKASLRLAEIDLGYCRVTAPITGKTGAANFTKGNYVTPQSGPLASIVQMDPIRVSYTLPDRDYLDQLESFKKQGPVHKTRLVLSNGSAFDTPGERDFEENTVDSQTGTIQMRLRYANKEGLLIPGEMIRVFTKPVTSRRVNVIPQVAVMADDRGDYVYVIEKDGSVRQARVTLGREMGQLREAEGLTEGQMVAVASLQSLRPGMRVKVDAPAVPERSGVPRPASGGGKETE is encoded by the coding sequence TGCAAAATATTGAAGAGAAGAAAAAAGTTGAATTAAACGGCGAATCCAAACCGTTTTGGGTGAAGGGCGCCGCCGCTGTTTTGGTGATCGCCGCGGCGCTCTGCGGCTATTCCGTCATGAAGGTCGGCGCCGGTGAAGAACGGCTGGAACAGGAGGGGGCAATGCCGGCTGTTTCCGTGAAGACCGTTGAAAAGGCCGATATATCGTCGCAGCCGTCGGAGTATGTCGGGCGTGTGGAGGCGATACAGTCCGTGCAGGTGAGGCCTCAGATATCTGGTGAGATACAACGCGTCTGTTTCAAGGAGGGCTCCGTCGTTCGTGAGGGGGCGGTGCTTTTTCAGATAGACCCCGCTCCCTATCAGGCTACGGCCGCGCTGCGCCGCGCGGAGCTCGAAAGGGCGATGGCGACGCTTGACGAGGCGGAGCGGTATTACGCGAGGGTAAGCGCCGCCGACGCGCGCGCCGTATCGGCGGCGGACCGGGATAAGGCGGAGAGCAGCCTGCTGCAGGGACGAGCCGCCGTGTCGCAGGCGAAGGCCTCGCTGCGTCTTGCGGAGATAGACCTTGGCTATTGCCGGGTGACCGCTCCAATTACCGGCAAGACGGGCGCGGCGAACTTTACGAAGGGAAATTATGTCACGCCGCAGAGCGGCCCGCTGGCCTCGATAGTGCAGATGGACCCGATCCGCGTCTCCTATACCCTGCCAGACCGGGATTATCTCGACCAGCTTGAATCTTTCAAAAAGCAGGGTCCCGTCCATAAGACCAGGCTTGTACTTAGCAACGGGTCTGCCTTTGATACGCCCGGGGAACGCGATTTTGAGGAGAATACCGTCGACTCACAGACGGGCACGATCCAGATGAGGCTGCGCTATGCGAATAAGGAGGGGCTGCTGATTCCGGGAGAGATGATACGTGTTTTCACTAAACCCGTGACGAGCCGCCGCGTGAATGTCATCCCGCAGGTCGCCGTTATGGCGGATGACAGGGGCGACTATGTCTATGTCATTGAGAAGGACGGCTCCGTGCGCCAGGCCCGCGTGACGCTGGGGCGCGAGATGGGACAGCTGCGCGAGGCGGAAGGGCTGACGGAGGGACAGATGGTGGCGGTAGCCTCCCTGCAGAGCCTGCGCCCCGGTATGAGGGTAAAGGTGGATGCGCCGGCCGTGCCGGAGCGGTCCGGTGTGCCGCGCCCCGCCTCCGGCGGCGGGAAAGAGACGGAATAA